One part of the Dyadobacter sp. 676 genome encodes these proteins:
- a CDS encoding amino acid permease, with the protein MQQPPTRNELFKILGVGFGIAVTVGGTIGTGILRKPGPIAAQLGDPGLIMALWVAVSLYALLGTLCTIELGTSVPRAGAWYVYAQRAFGNYAGFVVGINSWLGTCSALGFGVYTMSEYLALLVPSLVGYEPYVAAGMLLALTVIHWIGLALASSFQNIMSLLKGIGLFAFVAVCYWYGSEVTMQATGATTSKIVETGSWIAPVIFSLQAIFYTYDGWHTAAYFSEEDRDPSKNLPKSMIGGVLVIIAIYLLCNLAILHVLPMSRLAQSKLAAADAITLIFGEGSGKIVTLFLMISILGIVNAQLLFNPRVLYSMSRDGLFLKSGVTVNKGGTPAVAMLVTSAVAITLILVGKDATEKLSDIATFFFVLGYTSGFASLLALRKKEPHLPRPWKVPAYPFLPVLMLILSIAFLAGTVVQDLPSSQYALLFLVVSYPVYLLVSKLNQ; encoded by the coding sequence ATGCAGCAGCCCCCTACCCGAAACGAACTTTTCAAAATCCTTGGCGTCGGATTCGGCATCGCGGTGACCGTCGGCGGCACCATTGGCACCGGTATCCTCCGTAAACCCGGCCCTATTGCCGCCCAACTGGGCGATCCCGGGCTCATCATGGCATTGTGGGTCGCGGTAAGTCTATATGCATTGCTCGGTACGCTGTGTACCATCGAGCTCGGTACGTCGGTTCCCCGTGCGGGCGCGTGGTATGTGTACGCCCAACGCGCGTTCGGCAACTACGCGGGGTTTGTGGTCGGGATCAACAGCTGGCTGGGTACCTGCTCGGCATTGGGTTTCGGCGTTTACACCATGAGCGAATACCTGGCATTGCTTGTCCCGTCGCTGGTCGGCTACGAGCCATACGTCGCAGCCGGTATGCTCCTCGCGCTCACGGTCATCCACTGGATCGGGCTGGCATTGGCAAGCAGTTTCCAGAATATTATGAGCCTGCTGAAAGGTATAGGGCTTTTTGCGTTCGTGGCGGTTTGCTACTGGTACGGCAGCGAGGTAACCATGCAGGCAACCGGGGCAACTACCAGCAAAATTGTTGAAACAGGTTCGTGGATTGCGCCCGTTATTTTTTCATTACAGGCCATATTTTATACCTACGACGGCTGGCACACTGCCGCCTATTTTTCGGAGGAAGACCGCGACCCGTCCAAAAATCTGCCCAAATCCATGATCGGCGGCGTTTTGGTGATCATTGCAATTTATCTGCTTTGTAACCTTGCCATATTGCACGTGCTGCCGATGAGCCGTCTCGCCCAGTCGAAACTGGCAGCGGCGGATGCCATTACATTGATTTTTGGCGAAGGGTCCGGCAAAATTGTGACGCTATTTCTCATGATTTCGATCCTCGGTATCGTTAACGCGCAGCTGCTGTTCAATCCCCGCGTGCTGTACTCGATGAGCCGCGACGGATTATTTCTGAAATCGGGCGTGACTGTGAATAAGGGCGGTACGCCGGCTGTGGCAATGCTCGTAACTTCCGCCGTTGCCATTACCCTGATCCTCGTAGGGAAGGATGCGACGGAAAAGCTGTCCGACATCGCGACATTCTTCTTCGTGTTGGGTTACACTTCGGGATTTGCCTCGCTGCTGGCATTACGGAAGAAAGAACCGCACCTGCCCAGGCCCTGGAAGGTTCCCGCCTACCCTTTCCTGCCTGTTTTAATGCTGATTTTGTCCATCGCATTTCTGGCGGGAACCGTCGTACAGGACTTGCCGAGCAGCCAATATGCGCTGCTGTTCCTGGTGGTAAGCTATCCTGTTTATTTGCTGGTTAGCAAGTTGAATCAATAG
- a CDS encoding sensor histidine kinase, protein MLKAKHLWIIHLLGWVLFMSLPLTIVSREPRADFPLTVLQSGWFWLFFVVYAALFYGNLLVLIPKLFLKQYYAAYTAVFVGLLALIYISQPFEKLIFTKFRQEQQGREARPGPPHGDFPGERPSGPPPGNAPHAMPPPERGRAVDFVSLTLFIVVWAVAMAIRISREWRQSERRAILSEAEKAHAELSFFKAQINPHFLFNTLNNIYALAVGNSTHTAPSILKLSQMMRYITEEATENYVPLEDELACLENYVDLQKLRLNAKTSLEFNVKGQPEGIRIAPLILMTFVENAFKYGVSNHRESVIRIAVEVVDGDIRFFCQNRVIERQNGDERSGVGILNTQKRLDLLYNGAYDLDIRNDGGTFTVNLKLSGR, encoded by the coding sequence ATGCTTAAGGCTAAGCACCTTTGGATCATTCACTTGCTGGGCTGGGTACTGTTCATGAGCCTGCCGCTCACGATCGTCTCGCGCGAGCCCCGCGCCGATTTTCCTCTAACGGTGCTGCAATCGGGCTGGTTCTGGCTGTTTTTTGTCGTTTATGCCGCATTGTTTTATGGGAATTTGCTGGTACTCATTCCGAAATTATTCCTGAAACAATATTATGCGGCGTATACCGCGGTGTTCGTCGGGTTGTTGGCGCTGATTTATATTTCCCAGCCATTTGAGAAACTGATATTCACGAAGTTCCGGCAGGAGCAGCAGGGTAGGGAAGCACGGCCCGGACCGCCGCATGGCGACTTCCCGGGCGAAAGGCCATCGGGCCCGCCTCCTGGCAATGCGCCACATGCTATGCCACCTCCCGAGCGCGGACGGGCTGTGGATTTTGTGAGTCTGACACTCTTTATCGTCGTTTGGGCGGTAGCCATGGCAATCCGCATTTCACGTGAATGGCGGCAATCGGAGCGGCGGGCAATCCTGTCCGAGGCCGAAAAGGCGCATGCCGAGCTCTCGTTTTTCAAAGCGCAGATCAACCCGCATTTCCTTTTTAATACCCTCAATAACATTTATGCGCTGGCTGTCGGCAACAGCACCCACACCGCGCCGAGCATTCTCAAACTGTCGCAAATGATGCGGTACATTACCGAGGAGGCGACTGAAAATTACGTTCCGCTGGAAGATGAGCTTGCTTGCCTGGAAAACTATGTGGATTTGCAAAAATTACGTTTGAATGCTAAAACCAGCCTTGAATTCAATGTGAAGGGCCAGCCGGAGGGCATCCGCATTGCACCGTTGATCCTGATGACTTTCGTCGAGAATGCGTTCAAATATGGTGTAAGCAACCATCGCGAGTCGGTCATACGTATTGCGGTGGAGGTGGTGGATGGGGATATTCGGTTTTTTTGCCAAAACCGGGTCATCGAGCGACAAAATGGCGACGAACGCTCCGGTGTGGGTATTTTGAATACCCAAAAGCGGCTGGACTTGCTTTACAATGGGGCGTACGACCTCGACATCCGCAACGACGGGGGAACTTTTACGGTAAATCTAAAACTTTCGGGGCGATGA